The Mustela erminea isolate mMusErm1 chromosome 10, mMusErm1.Pri, whole genome shotgun sequence genomic sequence CTTTAGGGATGATAAGTCAAGAGTCTTGGGCATCAGATTGAAACACCTCAGGGGTGGGAGAGAAAGTTGCCTATTCTCAGTACTAggagtggaaaggaaaaagaagcgGAGAAGGATCTCTAGAAATTCTCAAAACGCCTTATTTTACTCCTCTTGAATATAGGCCCCTGTGTCTgctaaaaaggagaagaaagtttCCTGCATGTTCATTCCAGATGGACAAGTGTCTGTCTCTGCCCGAATTGACAGAAAAGGATTCTGTGAAGGTAAAAACCTTGAATTTAAAATGGTAGACTGCTGAAACTGAAACTGTGGTTTTGGGAATGAGAGCAGGGGATAGAGAATGGAATAAAAGCCATTAATTGTACTAAGCATCAGCTAATAAGTTTTCATCTTTCTCATTATTAGGTGATGAGATTTCTATTCATGCTGACTTCGAGAATACATCTTCCCGAATAGTGGTTCCCAAAGCTGCCATAGTAGCCCGCCACACTTACCTTGCCAATGGCCAAACCAAGGTGCTGACACAGAAGTTGTCATCAGTCAGAGGCAATCATATCATCTCAGGAACCTGTGCATCATGGCGTGGCAAGAGTCTTCGGGTGCAGAAGATCAGGCCTTCTATCCTGGGCTGCAACATTCTTCGAGTTGAATACTCCTTACTGGTGAGTTGGTGGAGTCagagaaatttttcatctttcaaaataGCAGTGGTTTCTCCTGACCTCTAGTTTAATGAACTACCATTTTCCTTTCTAGATCTATGTTAGTGTCCCTGGCTCCAAGAAGGTCATCCTTGATCTGCCCCTGGTAATTGGTAGCAGGTCAGGTCTGAGCAGCCGGACATCCAGCATGGCCAGTCGGACCAGATCTGAAATGAGTTGGGTAGATCTCAACATCCCTGATACTCCAGAAGGTGAGCCAGACctaatgtcttttcttctttggtcTGCTTGGGTTTGTGAAATTGTGATGGTCAGATATTTCATGGGCAGACTTCTTATGCCTATGTTTTTTCCAGCTCCTCCTTGCTATATGGATATCATTCCTGAAGATCACCGATTGGAGAGCCCCACCACTCCTCTGCTAGATGACACAGATGGTTCCCAAGACAGCCCTATTTTTATGTATGCTCCCGAGTTCAAGTTCATGCCACCACCTACTTACACTGAGGTGAGAATTGTCATTTTACTGCTGCATTTGTCCTAAGCCTTCTATAGGAAGTTGAGTGGGAGAGATTGCTAAACTGGGTGGTTCTTTTTGTTCTTACCCAAACTAAAATGGTCGTTTCTTTCTCTTCTCGCCCTGCCTCCCCCAGGTGGATCCCTGCATCCTTAACAACAATGTGCAGTGAACatgtggaagaaaagaagcagCTGTACTTAACTTGTTTCTTTCACCTCTCTTCCTGGACTCTTA encodes the following:
- the TXNIP gene encoding thioredoxin-interacting protein, with the protein product MVVFKKIKSFDVVFNDPEKVYGSGEKVAGRVIVEVCEVTRVKAVRILACGVAKVLWMQGSQQCKQTSEYLRYEDTLLLEDQPTGENEMVIMRPGNKYEYKFGFELPHGPLGTSFKGKYGCVNYWVKAFLDRPSQPTQETKKIFEVMDLVDVNTPDLMAPVSAKKEKKVSCMFIPDGQVSVSARIDRKGFCEGDEISIHADFENTSSRIVVPKAAIVARHTYLANGQTKVLTQKLSSVRGNHIISGTCASWRGKSLRVQKIRPSILGCNILRVEYSLLIYVSVPGSKKVILDLPLVIGSRSGLSSRTSSMASRTRSEMSWVDLNIPDTPEAPPCYMDIIPEDHRLESPTTPLLDDTDGSQDSPIFMYAPEFKFMPPPTYTEVDPCILNNNVQ